In the genome of Microplitis demolitor isolate Queensland-Clemson2020A chromosome 5, iyMicDemo2.1a, whole genome shotgun sequence, the window tttcataatacattgtaaaaaatcgggagtgaatttggaGTCCTTATggattttatatcaatatgaATTTACTCCGTCACTAGTGAATAATAGGGAGTTTATCTTTTCAgaggagtgatttcggagtgatttgaattttatttaaaaccgcATTCATTCCGATTcggagtttaaatattaaaatacccagatagcaaaatgacgtcttgaTGAGTTCTGAATGAGTTTCTACttatgatttggacgtcttattaatattttaaagaagtctttaagaagttctcaagatgtcgaatgagGTGCCTAGCGAACTCAGtaagacgtctttaaaaagagttcttttttctgacttcacaaataagacttcagtatgaatttaccatgaTGTCTTAAAGAGCTCCTAATTTTGATTTCATAAAGAAgtcaaaaaaagaatacatttagacatcacaaaactgacgtcttattaAAAAGTCATGATAAGATTTTTTGAGGACGCCTTCAAAAAAATGACGTAAAGCAGTCATTCCGACTTGAATGTTGTCTGGGCAAATCCtccttcggagtaaatttcactctaagggtattaaataaataaacagtcatctgCTCCACATTCACtcccaaaatttttgacaatgtACCTGCgttgaaactaaaaaattaatttattatttaatgtattttaaaatcagaCGATAGAgcatgaaaaatcaaaatgtttttcaaaacATCATATTCCTGGTATAAGTTGTGATATTGTCAGAACTGATTCATTACCATGGCTTAGACGAcaattcaatacaaatacTCATTACTTCAAGGATATTAGAGTACATAGAAATTCTGTGATGTATCGTGGTGCAGTACTTAATTTACACAAATACAGATTAAGAGCAAGTAGTTGTcctaatatttatagaaatagtATGACAACTCTTGCTAAAGAAAATGAAGaggtttgttttatttatcttatactttatttatagtCTATTATACGGTCAAGAtctaataacaaaaattacaaattttggaaaaaattatagttttatttttatcataagtacaaaaataattcaatacatttcataatttaaaaataagtatcagtacaattatttatttttaatacttgctAAATTTGTACTGAGATTTACTTCATATTTAAATGATCCACAtacattacaaaaaaatatataaattaagagtgcgcaaataattttaactattcgtcaattttcgaattttcaaaaatttcttaattattaatttttcagacTTAATCATTAGTTCGATAACAATTGCATGTATCAAGTTCTCGCCggatattcaaatttcaattgaataatacgaaaatttatgagtaattTGAAATACTTGTAACTTTTCGGAAAATTacgagtatttaaaaaattttgaaataattcgaaaacaggatttgatttcaattttcaatcaaatcgtataattttatttgattcgaACACTATTCGCACACCCCtaacataaattaatactaaaaatataaaatgattaatacataaaattatcagcaattaaaattacatttgtactttaattttcatacttttatcaaacaattatattatattttttataaagtcaaATGAATTTACACTTGAGTgtcagttaaataaataaaataactaaaatgtttttttagaaGTGGTATAGTGAATTAGTAGATCTATTAAAGGGTATGATGGACTTTTCGATGTTTCTGGAATTGCACTTTTTATTACTGTCTTTATCAACGATATTGCTGTTCACCTGGTTCATCGTGCCTTACTTTTATCTTGCGGAACATTTAACAAGAAACGGTTATTCCGAAGCTGATGGCGCAAATCTTCTCAGCGTTATTGGAATTACAAACACAATAGgaatggtaataatttaacaatttacacacttaatcaaattataaatgttaataaaacatttaataatatataattaattaatagattggTCTTGGCTGGGCTGGTGATCAACCTTGGATGAATGTGAGCAAAACATATGCAGGATGTTTAGTTGCATGTGGTATTGCAACAATATTTATGAGTATATTTACTCATTATTACACTCTCCTTATGGTGAGTGCAGCACtatttggattattttttGCCAGCAATTTCAGTTTCACACCAGTCATTCTTGTTGAATTAATTCCATTGGAAAGATTTACTACTGCCTACGGACTTAGTTTACTGTGTCAAGGAATCGGTAATCTTCTAGGACCTCCACTAGCCggattaatatttgatattacaaATTCTTGGgatctttcatttttattggcTGGTGGTTGGATAATAGTGTCTGGTTTTCTCATGGGTATTATTCCGTATACGAAAAACCGTAAAATATGGGGAAGTGGTCCCATTGAAATGGAACTCTATGGATAATAATTATGCTGATACTTATTAttctaatataatttataattttttaaataattattttttatttattcatttttttcttgatttattttttgactgtTGATAAATTATCCAAAGATTTTATTCCTGTTTGATATATTACTTATTACATTATTAACTTGTATaaacattatattataaatatttaacaatatatgttacgattgttatttattacatttataaaagccatataattatatacagtgatacaaaaaaaaaatatgtagaaaataaaaaaaaatgtgtgagTATTTATACCACAATTAATAATCAAGTCATGCCGTTATACAATAAAGTGTctagtaaaacaaaaaaaaaaaaacaaaatgaatatGTTTAACAAGATAAtggtattgaatttttattacgctACCAATTTTAAAAACGGCTCTTCAATAATCACagaaaggttttttttttttttaatttattaatttaattggttcagtttgaaaaataatatcaaaatactttaccacaattattataaacttgAGGACAATATTGGCTAGCTATAGTAGCATAAGGTACATCACTTCCAACATTGATTATTTCAGAATGACTTAGTTTATTCCAGACATGAATTGCATATGCATTTTCAATTACCTTTAGTacttgagttttatttttagactCAAAGTACTGCTTCCACATCTTATAGTGAATTGGATAAAATGCTGAAGGTGGATAAACCGTGAATCCGTGACAGCGTTTACTTGTCATATCACGTGCCTGATAAATAATTCAccgtttataaataaataaataaatttgttgtgataaaaagtaaataacttatttacaGTTAAAGCCATTCGCAGATAGTgtcccccactttttaaaaatttttaatgtcataAGCGTGgaagttaaacgaaattttgaaaataaattttagtaaaactttcatgtcaattttataattagaattttttaattttgcgggctgaaatttattcattaaattttaaaaaattttaattgataatgactgtaagtaatttttttccaaatctaTATCTCGGTAAAATTGCAACTAcggcgttttttttttcattaatgctttaattattttttagttaattgattaaattttaatacaattatgacagttgaaagtaattgcatatttataaaaaagtggcccttaaaaattatttatatacactgttaaaaaattttcagattttcaagaataattttcatggaaattaaaaattaaaaaaattaattgacttatggacaataataaacaattattgaaatgaaataaaataaaatacaatgtgattttaatttttatgttatttatgacttggaaatttaaatttatgtaaaaataaaatatacagaaaaaaaaattctttatttttacctAAGCATAGTTTGCAtgatgaattgaaaataaaaattttcttacttcttgaataaatttcttggcgcataaaattttttctagtcctaaaaaaatttttgtcttcaattcatTGTGCAAAAAACTTTTGAGGAAAGTAAAGTTTTGGcggcaagaaatatttttttttctgtctataaataagttaatttatattttatacttctGAGTATGATAACTTCAAGTAATTTGCTTTAACTTATAGgggaaatttttaacagtatatatatttataaaaattttattttacacttaCATATTTTGTAGCGCATATTTTTTGAAGCGTCCTGGTAATAACACCAGGTCCATTGTTACCCCAAATATCACcgcggaaatttttttttaaatcccgtAAACATGCATCAGCTATTTGTCGACCAAGATGTGATGGTCCAAATCCTATTACACCTGCAGCAACGTCATCCCAACTTTCTGCACCCGTAAAATCCGTAAGTTTTTCTAATGAGctgtagaaaaatattttttattttaataattataataatgaataaaactaCAACTTATTTCCATTAATTATGAAATCGCTTTGAAGTATATAATTAACTTTGATTTCCgatgtcaataaaaaataaaatttattataaataatacttaataaataaaaaaaaatatttctactcGGTAATTAGTTCATCAAGTGTCGGTTGTTtctattaatagtaaattgattttagtgcagtacatatatatgattttaaatgacaGCAAAGTTAATAATCAATACAACAAAACGCTTACTATACAGTAAAATAGATGTATTAAGTAAAAACTCAACGATTTATACTCGAGCACATGTTGAAATATCAATTtctttaaacaattaaatagaCTCGTCAAAtcgaagtattttttttttcgtaatattattaattttgtttaaataataattttacgcAAACATATGTTTAATTGAAATTGCGTTTACGTGACGAAATATCTATGACAAAAGTATCCAGAAATTTAATCACCAAAAGATAAAATATCGAAtcataaaataactaaattgtCAGATCctgaaactaaaaatttctaaatattgaaataactaGCTCCCTGTAAAAAACTTGCGGAGGGAACGTGGATTAAATTCGAAGTGAATGCGAAGCGGATAactgtttatttatctaatataCACTCGGAGTAACATTTACTCCAAAAGGGcgtttacattaatattaaaacttcgAATCAAAGTGCATGCGGATTTGTacaaaatccagatcactatAAATTTACTGCGCTAAAAAACAAGCTTCCAATTTATCCCATATgaggagtgatttttttttaacttcggAACTCAGAGTAAATGCGACTTTAAATCAAATCTgtaatcattccaaattcactTCTCATTTTTGAAGATGCagtattatttgaataaattaattacattctCAAAATCATATCtccttttttttgaaatttaatgtgCTCGTATtagtgataaaatataaataataattagaaatatGCGAATAGTTAGAAATTTTCGAAttcgaataatatttaaaaaaataataaatattttaaaaatcccgcacaaaaaatatataaataatatatatgtcccATATAGCCAATGCATTGATGCAtatatgtcatatattttttcgtgtgGGATTtcaattattcgtaaatttaaaaaaaaaaaaatttataatttatcacaagttcgaataattcgaaaacttatgaataacttaataatcgaaaaatatacaCTTGAGAAAGGTCAggtcttttttttctatcaactcAAGTTGATGACCTGTACTATCCTTATCACGCTTGTACAGTTAATGGAAACTTTATCAATGAATTtaggggagaccggggcaCGACGGCCCCCTTAAgtcggtaattattttttacgacgTTTAATCTATAGGTCAACCTAATTTGGCCCTTTCTTAAGCAAATCCATTAAAGTTTTAccaaaactcaatttttttttttttttttttttaatgaaaaaaaagattttaaacacaaatatattatttccGTACCTTTATAATCTCATGgacttcaaatttatttttaaaaaattttatgtagcTGATATAACCAgttgtattgtaatttttattttttgattttaaccACAATATAATCTATTGGCCTAAAAGAGCTTTAAtctataaactttttaaattcattttagtttagaaaagaaaaaaaaaattttctgtagcAAAAGGGGGACCGTAGCACCCCGGTTGCCGCTATTTAAAAATCCAAACGTAGGTTACTACTAGATTATAGGATTCATTCTGAATTGCCCCGTAAGAAATTTGGAGCAGCTGTAGCATATTATGCGCTACAGCTGTTCGCAGCGTATTTTGAAATGCACTCATAAAGTAATGtattgaatttcatttttaatttagtgtTTAAAGTTTTTGTTTGAGAGACAATTTTggacaataataattgtaaaatttaagaaCTTACAGGCATTTTAACCGAtctaatttcaatatattttcgtatttaaatttattaaatgttgatTCATAGATTTTTGTATTTCTTATTTGAACTTTTAGCTCTTAATAGtctcaaaaatattcatactcaaagttaaaaaactatttgCCGCTCAGTGTAATAATAAGTTGGACTGTATGTATGAGTTttgtatcaatttattaagtattcgtttattgtatgaatttattttagctcgcgattattattatgactCATGGATATTATTATTGCAATAGATATTCAGTCTTGTCATCGCAGTAATTGTGGAAAGAAAAATGGTTGAAATTTATGATCAATCACTTCTTCTTTTTCTATGACTCAAGTTAACTTGGTTAATTAACAGTTTATCAAACAGCTGTGGTCTTAACTAAGAGAAATTGATCCAGTTATTATTCTAGCTTCTCTATAAAATATCACGGGCTCAcgtcatataaaaataaatttaattataaaaatgaatataatttaaataaataaattactcacGATTTAACAACAACATCGAGGTCAAGATAAATCCCCGGAAATTTCCAAAGCGTCAGGTACCTGAGTATATCAGACATATGACTTCGTGGCCATCGACTAGATTTAAGGACATTACTTGCCCACCACTCTTCAATAGGagtatttttaacatatttttccataaatatcCTTCTgatgtgaatatttttatagctCATTAAATGTTTGATAATATTCTTAGTAGCATTAGAAAAGTTCATGTTACTTAAAaccagtaaataaatatttgttccaGGATTCATTTTCGCGGCTGATTCAACAGCGCAAGATTGACGTGCATTTAAAACTATTCCGTCATCGAAGCATGATGTCtcgtgaaaaaatatatttttaccacgAAGCAGCCTGTCTCCATCTACTAatcaacataaataaatttattcattactaattattaataaaaattaataaaaactatacAATGATTATTCACCCGTATGAAAAAATCATgtatggtaaaaatatatgtggcctatttaagtatatttttaaatatacccagaaaaaaaagatttcttccggaaaaaaatttctcgacgTGAGAAATTTCTTTTCgccttgataaatttttacttgtcctTAAATTCTTTAacgccccaagaaaatttttgctttcAATTTATCatgcgaaaaatttattgaagtaagtaaaaattttcttgggacgAGTAAAAGTTTTTGGCGCCAAAAAGTCTATCATTTctgtatatgattttttacatattgaacttgatatttttctatcatatatCTAAAGATATATGGGTAAATATATGTTAGTACACATGaatgttaaatttcaaattaggAGAAGGCTGGacaaaacggggtacttaagAAAATGCTAAGTTTTCGAGGACTCaaatacgctaaatcttttttttttattgcaatgataaccaaagtaaatagaaaaaattttcagttgccattgaaaaaacaaaaattttgaagttttaaatgaatttgattaaattaaatttttttgtaagtaatttagatgaagaaaaattatatttttcataattattgaatgcaaagaaagaaaaaaaatttatcagcttttatcataaaacaagttattaacattttttgactgacactcaatttttgaaaaagtttaacgaaaaaaattcaaaataatgctcaattatatttacaaaagtcagaaaaaaaatcttttttttataaaatttcaagggTACCTCGTCTTGCCTCCCTACCCGTTTCGCTCAGGCCTCCCCTATACTTGTTGAAATATGTATGATGTACTGATATAGTATTCCACGTCTATAGCGaatgtataatttttcatgatttttttttattatatgcatttttctaatatatatgaaatatat includes:
- the LOC103573985 gene encoding lactosylceramide 4-alpha-galactosyltransferase; protein product: MIIGIYIDIFINSIKKVIKMRKKIIISSGCGILLFIFVLSCNNELIARFNPPIEDISCYSEPSNFNSIETFDMKVDGDRLLRGKNIFFHETSCFDDGIVLNARQSCAVESAAKMNPGTNIYLLVLSNMNFSNATKNIIKHLMSYKNIHIRRIFMEKYVKNTPIEEWWASNVLKSSRWPRSHMSDILRYLTLWKFPGIYLDLDVVVKSSLEKLTDFTGAESWDDVAAGVIGFGPSHLGRQIADACLRDLKKNFRGDIWGNNGPGVITRTLQKICATKYARDMTSKRCHGFTVYPPSAFYPIHYKMWKQYFESKNKTQVLKVIENAYAIHVWNKLSHSEIINVGSDVPYATIASQYCPQVYNNCGKVF